GTATTAACGTAACCCGTCAGCCGGATCAGCCAGGAACGGGCTGTGCCGATATCGTGATCAAGAACGATCGTTTCACCGGCAACATGACGAATCGCTGCGGCGTATCGGTCGATTGCGGCGAGCGCATCACCATCAGCGGTAATTACTTTTACCGGATGGGCAAAGACAATATGCCTGGCGCCATCGACTTCGAGCCGGTCGCCTCGGGCGATTACTCAAGAGACAGCGTAGTCGAGAATAATACCATTGTCGGCAGCGCTTCAGCACCGAATGAGCCAATGGGCATCGCCCTTCAAAACGGTAATGTCTACCAGCATAAAAACATCAAGATTATCGGCAACAAAATTACCGGTAAGTACCGCCACGGTATCGTTGTCTTTGGCGGCGGCACCGGCATTGTAATTCAAGGCAATACGGTCCGCAATATTGATAGCGTCATCAGCCGTGATGTCGATACTCCTTGCGGTATCAGCACGACCAATACACAGGGGACCATCCAGGGCAACACCGTAAGCGATGTTGCGGGTTATGGTATCAGGTGCGTCGGTGGCAGCAGTGATATTAGTGGCGGCAATAATAATATTAACAACACTTCGCTCTCAGCAATCATGGGCACGATAAAAAATTAATTGAGCCTTGTAGTAGAAAGTAATCCCAAAAGGGGGCCATTTTGGCCCCTTTTTTTGTTTTCAAACCCGCACGGCTAAGACTGTCCTTCACGTGAATACATCACTCGTAACGCTCACATATCCACTCATTTTCGGCAGTAATGACATGGTAGGCCAATGTTTAAGGTCACGCCATATGGAAAAACATATACATGAACTAGTTAAGCCTACAATAGCTATGAGCTAGGCATTATCGGGTAGAGCATACCTGATTAAGAAGCCGGCTGTAGTGTGAGCGAAAGAACCTGCTGGAAGGTGAGATAACTGCAATACAAGCGAATTTGCCATTTTGTTTTAAGTCGCAACGGAGTGATTTTTCATGTCGGAATATAACTCTCGCGAGTTAACGCGCGGCACCCTTCTAGCACGGAATACCATCCTTAACATCACAGGACAAGTCCTTCCTATGGTGGTCGCCGTTTTCGCTATACCGCTTCTGGTTAAGGGGCTCGGCACAGAGCGCTTCGGATTGCTGACCTTGATATGGGCGATTGTCGGGTATTTCAGCATATTCGATCTAGGGCTCGGACGCGCCCTGACCAAGCTCGTGGCCGAAAAACTGGCGTCTGAACAATCAAACGAAATCCCGTCCTTGTTTTGGACGTCGGTATCGTTGATGTTTCTTTTAGGGCTGGTAAGTGCGGCAGTGTTAGCTATATCTACGCCGTGGCTGGTCCGCGACGTCCTGGGAATTTCTAAGAAACTACAACCGGAAGCGCTTCTTTGCTGCTACCTTCTGGCAATATCCATGCCAATTGTCATCAGTACCATGGGCTTGAGTGGTTTTCTTGAAGCGCACCAGCGGTTTCCGGTAATCAACGCTATTCGCGTGCCGATGGGCATTTTTACCTTTATAAGCCCTCTCGTGATGCTGTATTTCTATAAGGGCCTCGTGCCCGTAGTAGCAATTCTCGTTTTTGGCCGATTGGTGGCCTGGCTGGCCTATGCAATGTCATGCTTGACTATGGTGCCTCAGTTGCGGCGGCGCATTATCATAAATTATCGCCTGGTCTCGTTTTTGTTCAAATTCGGGGGCTGGATCACGGTAAGCAATACCATCAGCCCGGTCTTACTCTACCTCGACCGGTTTCTAATCGCGGCTTTAGTGTCCACCGTTGCCGTGGCCTACTACGCAACACCTTACGATTTAATGATGAGAACCCTGATTATTTCAACCGCATTTGTCGGCGTGCTATTTCCGGCGTTTACGACGAGCTTTACACAAGACCGTGAACGGGCGTTGAAACTTTTCATGAGGGCAATTAAGTATATTTTCCTGCTTATGTTTCCGCTGACGTTTTTTGTTATTATATTTGCTCGCGAAGGCCTCAACCTCTGGCTTGGCGCTGAGTTCGCTACGCACAGCACGCGCGTTCTTCAATACTTGGCTGTAGGCATTTTTGCTAACAGCCTGGCACAGGTGCCCGTGAGCCTCATCCAAGGCATGGGGCGTCCGGACCTGACGGCGAAACTGCACCTTATCGAACTTCCTCTTTACGTGGGGTTTGTGGTTTTAATGATACGGTCATTCGGCGTGGAGGGTGCGGCTATCGCTTGGATGCTGCGTGTAACCATCGATATGCTGTTTCTTTTTACCGTACTTCGAGTGGTATTAAGGCAGGATGCGCTACGGTTAGGAAGGGCGGCACTCGTCTTTACGACTGCCGGGCTATTGCTTGTTCTTGCTTTTGCACAGTTAGGAGCCGCTCTCAAGGCGATGTTTCTTATGATCGTATTTATAACCTTTGTGCTGACGGCTTGGTTCCGGCTATTAGCGCCGGAGGAGCGCTCGCTTATTCAGGGCTGGTTGCGGTTGCCATCGTATTCTCAAGGACCGGAGGCTAAATAAGTGGATGATCTTGTAGCGAGTCGATCTAAAGAGGCAAAGGTAGGGATCGTAATTCTTAACTGGAACAACTACAAAGATACAGCCCGTTGTCTTCGCTCGCTGGAGTGCGTCGACTATCGCAGCTATGTCATCTACT
This sequence is a window from Candidatus Aquicultor sp.. Protein-coding genes within it:
- a CDS encoding flippase, with product MSEYNSRELTRGTLLARNTILNITGQVLPMVVAVFAIPLLVKGLGTERFGLLTLIWAIVGYFSIFDLGLGRALTKLVAEKLASEQSNEIPSLFWTSVSLMFLLGLVSAAVLAISTPWLVRDVLGISKKLQPEALLCCYLLAISMPIVISTMGLSGFLEAHQRFPVINAIRVPMGIFTFISPLVMLYFYKGLVPVVAILVFGRLVAWLAYAMSCLTMVPQLRRRIIINYRLVSFLFKFGGWITVSNTISPVLLYLDRFLIAALVSTVAVAYYATPYDLMMRTLIISTAFVGVLFPAFTTSFTQDRERALKLFMRAIKYIFLLMFPLTFFVIIFAREGLNLWLGAEFATHSTRVLQYLAVGIFANSLAQVPVSLIQGMGRPDLTAKLHLIELPLYVGFVVLMIRSFGVEGAAIAWMLRVTIDMLFLFTVLRVVLRQDALRLGRAALVFTTAGLLLVLAFAQLGAALKAMFLMIVFITFVLTAWFRLLAPEERSLIQGWLRLPSYSQGPEAK